Proteins encoded by one window of Paenibacillus sp. DCT19:
- a CDS encoding ABC transporter substrate-binding protein: MRQDLADKYKLDLAAVKTWADLEPLLKTIKENEPGITPFYMSNTNGNGLLENLDWDYLGDASVPGVISKTAGSTTVLNEVETAEFKEAAELARKWYQAGYINSDAATSNVFPKDQAKAGKAFMWTDGMKPGKDKEEEGYVGFPLTQIEMTQPTITTGDASGAMLAISRSSEQPEKAMQVINLLHSDKEINNLLNFGIEGQHYVKKDGADNIITLPDGVDANSRTYNPGAQWQLGNQFLNYLWDNEDPQKWEKFKEFNAKGVKSPALGFTFNSQSVKNEIAAVNNVNKQFKPGMTSGAVDPNEMIPKYLEKLKAAGIDKIIAAKQEQLDAFLSKK; the protein is encoded by the coding sequence GTGCGTCAGGATCTGGCTGACAAATACAAGCTGGACTTAGCGGCGGTGAAAACATGGGCAGACCTGGAGCCTTTGCTCAAAACAATTAAGGAAAATGAACCAGGTATCACACCGTTCTACATGTCTAATACCAACGGTAACGGTTTGTTAGAAAATCTGGATTGGGATTACCTCGGTGATGCATCTGTACCAGGCGTTATCTCGAAGACAGCAGGCTCCACAACAGTACTGAACGAAGTGGAGACGGCAGAATTCAAGGAAGCTGCTGAACTCGCCCGTAAGTGGTACCAAGCCGGATATATCAATAGTGATGCAGCTACATCCAATGTGTTCCCGAAAGACCAAGCCAAAGCAGGCAAAGCATTTATGTGGACAGACGGCATGAAGCCAGGTAAGGACAAGGAAGAGGAAGGCTATGTAGGCTTCCCGCTCACACAGATCGAAATGACGCAACCAACCATTACAACTGGCGATGCTTCCGGTGCGATGCTTGCGATCTCCCGCTCCTCTGAGCAACCGGAGAAAGCGATGCAAGTCATCAACCTGCTGCATTCTGATAAAGAAATCAACAACTTGCTTAATTTCGGTATTGAAGGTCAGCATTATGTGAAGAAAGATGGAGCAGACAACATCATCACACTGCCTGACGGTGTAGATGCGAACAGCCGCACTTACAACCCAGGTGCACAATGGCAGCTCGGTAACCAGTTCTTGAACTACCTCTGGGATAATGAAGATCCGCAGAAGTGGGAGAAATTCAAAGAGTTTAATGCCAAAGGTGTGAAGTCACCTGCCCTAGGATTTACGTTTAACAGCCAATCGGTCAAAAACGAAATTGCTGCGGTAAACAATGTGAACAAACAGTTTAAACCAGGTATGACCTCTGGAGCGGTAGATCCAAATGAGATGATTCCTAAATACTTGGAGAAACTGAAAGCCGCAGGCATTGATAAGATCATTGCAGCTAAACAGGAACAACTGGATGCATTCCTTTCCAAAAAATAA
- a CDS encoding sensor histidine kinase encodes MSYRTNLFSKMVILILIMLIPVVLLYWYSNHKTTAVLRDELNRSNSNQLEFFQNQVNTHIELLSSWPNLLIHDPDIASFRRIFADSKYFDLDTINLVKRIQNKLSIQESSSNWETKLYLYSPSLGRVVSERDARSYDKLSLRDTISSGWDVRRIAGVAGEDDRFMFSWITVSPYGISDPAKNAETIIKLEFDSSNIRDMLDKFKDDGRHDPFYYREDAGVIYNRTSDRTLTGQLINELSIQQLKDVDNRTVVIDGEPYMVNTVKSSTTGWYLVDYMPLSAILKPIHQSNLLFYSSMLCLFLMSFLAAYMLYVQVQVPVKQLIRGFQRLKQEDYSVRIQPKGRNEFSFLSERFNSMVDQIQQLFEHVYLEQIHVREARLKQLQSQINPHFFYNCFSFITSMAKLKRVDAVVAMSHNLSRYYRYTTRQERDVVPLTEEIEFVNCYLEIQKMRMDRIHYTIDLSEDILLQEVPPLIVQPLVENAVIHGIEADAEAGEIKVTGEYRDGMMILQVEDDGQGMSAEGRGALQLKLSGTMDQEMGCGLWNVNQRLQLRYGEKAGIYIEESSLGGLRVKLIWPVDEEKIAALQSPMV; translated from the coding sequence ATGTCATATCGGACAAACCTATTTTCCAAGATGGTTATTTTGATTTTAATTATGTTAATTCCTGTCGTGTTGCTCTATTGGTATTCCAATCACAAAACAACAGCCGTGCTCCGGGATGAGCTCAATCGCTCGAACAGCAATCAGCTTGAGTTCTTTCAGAACCAGGTGAACACACATATTGAATTGTTATCGTCATGGCCGAATCTGCTCATTCATGACCCCGATATTGCGAGCTTTCGACGGATTTTTGCAGATAGCAAGTATTTTGATCTGGATACGATCAATCTTGTGAAACGAATTCAGAACAAGTTAAGCATTCAGGAGAGCTCTTCCAACTGGGAAACCAAATTGTATCTGTACTCACCATCCTTGGGTAGGGTTGTATCTGAACGGGATGCCCGCTCGTATGACAAGTTGTCATTACGGGATACAATCTCCTCTGGCTGGGATGTACGCCGAATTGCCGGCGTAGCAGGAGAGGACGATCGCTTCATGTTCAGCTGGATTACAGTATCCCCCTATGGGATTAGTGACCCGGCAAAGAATGCGGAAACGATCATTAAACTGGAGTTCGATAGCAGCAATATCCGCGACATGTTAGATAAGTTTAAGGATGACGGAAGGCATGACCCCTTTTATTATCGTGAAGATGCAGGGGTGATCTATAATCGTACCTCAGATCGAACGCTAACGGGTCAACTCATCAATGAGCTGTCCATTCAACAGCTTAAGGATGTAGACAATCGAACCGTTGTTATTGACGGGGAGCCTTATATGGTCAACACGGTGAAATCGAGCACAACTGGCTGGTATTTGGTTGATTATATGCCGCTATCCGCAATTTTGAAGCCAATCCATCAATCGAATCTTTTGTTTTATTCATCCATGCTCTGCCTTTTCTTAATGAGTTTTCTGGCAGCGTATATGTTATATGTTCAGGTACAAGTACCGGTCAAACAGCTCATTCGTGGATTCCAGCGCTTGAAACAGGAGGATTATTCCGTTCGGATTCAGCCTAAAGGTCGTAACGAATTTAGCTTTTTGTCTGAAAGGTTCAATTCGATGGTAGACCAGATTCAGCAGTTGTTCGAACACGTGTATTTAGAGCAAATTCATGTGCGTGAGGCTAGGCTGAAGCAGCTACAGTCACAAATTAATCCACATTTCTTCTATAATTGCTTCTCGTTTATTACGAGCATGGCTAAGCTCAAACGGGTAGATGCCGTTGTGGCAATGTCGCATAATCTGTCCAGATATTATCGTTATACAACGAGACAGGAGCGGGATGTTGTGCCACTAACGGAGGAGATCGAATTCGTGAATTGTTACTTGGAAATTCAGAAGATGCGTATGGATCGCATTCACTACACGATTGATCTATCCGAAGATATATTGCTACAGGAAGTCCCGCCACTGATTGTTCAGCCATTAGTAGAGAACGCGGTGATACATGGGATTGAAGCAGACGCTGAAGCGGGAGAGATCAAGGTCACGGGAGAATATCGTGATGGGATGATGATTCTTCAAGTTGAGGATGATGGACAAGGGATGAGTGCAGAAGGGCGAGGAGCTCTGCAGCTAAAACTCAGTGGAACGATGGATCAGGAAATGGGCTGTGGTCTGTGGAATGTGAATCAGCGATTGCAGCTGAGATATGGCGAGAAGGCAGGTATTTATATTGAGGAATCTTCGCTTGGTGGACTGCGAGTGAAGTTAATATGGCCTGTAGATGAAGAGAAGATTGCAGCGTTACAGTCACCGATGGTTTAA
- a CDS encoding response regulator, whose translation MIDILLVDDETYVTESLELTIPWGELGVTTVFRAASAKEALEIMEENAVDLVVTDIRMPGMSGLDLVAEVSNRWSHIRCILLTGHSDFEYAKKAIQLQAADYILKPVNDDEFMASVSAAITSLRDEWDEFDKYHRLLYSRKSDYKILRENLMHDLLLGREVTARALGEQMQQYEIQLEPEQPAVMMLIRLAGRFSSMDQQSIDLMDFAVGNIAEEVFGTQFNVWFGRGPHECLVMLIQNQNLNGTETMNLDEIKEPTATFREHVIRYLQGDISMVVTQPFPFEELTTAYRRGLGSLVLTGPEENMIQYLDSNSTKRSDNDSQVLDELYKPPVLPQLLETKQWEAAARKLDAVFDEAERVRLSREHVYEVYLSVTNAFMYIAHKQGHLVHEIDHAGFDLLLAHQLIQSPEKLRRWATEMLTKLQEELSDQEGTQSRRHVIKQVQELVTRETGQELSVKMIADKVYLHPVYLSKIYKAETGEGLGDYMIRMRMERALYLLKNTNKKIYEITSELGYQNPQYFSKMFKKHYGMTPNEYRDQS comes from the coding sequence TTGATTGATATTTTATTGGTGGATGATGAGACGTATGTCACAGAAAGTCTGGAACTGACGATCCCTTGGGGTGAGCTTGGAGTTACGACTGTATTTCGTGCTGCTTCTGCCAAGGAAGCGTTAGAGATTATGGAAGAAAATGCAGTAGACCTTGTGGTGACAGATATTCGTATGCCAGGCATGTCGGGACTGGATCTTGTTGCAGAAGTCAGTAACCGGTGGTCACATATCCGTTGTATTTTGTTAACAGGACATAGCGATTTTGAATATGCAAAAAAGGCGATTCAGTTGCAGGCTGCCGATTATATCCTCAAACCAGTCAACGATGATGAATTTATGGCATCTGTATCCGCAGCGATTACGTCACTTCGTGATGAATGGGATGAGTTCGATAAATATCACCGTTTGTTATATAGCCGCAAGTCTGATTACAAAATTTTGCGCGAAAATTTGATGCATGACCTATTGTTAGGCCGTGAGGTTACAGCTCGGGCACTGGGTGAACAGATGCAGCAGTATGAAATTCAATTGGAACCGGAACAACCAGCCGTTATGATGTTGATTCGCCTTGCGGGTCGATTCTCAAGTATGGATCAACAATCCATAGACCTGATGGATTTTGCAGTGGGAAATATCGCCGAAGAGGTGTTTGGAACACAGTTTAATGTTTGGTTTGGTCGTGGGCCGCATGAATGTCTAGTGATGTTGATACAGAATCAGAACTTAAACGGAACTGAAACGATGAATCTGGACGAGATTAAGGAACCTACCGCTACCTTCCGGGAGCATGTCATTCGATATTTGCAGGGAGATATCTCGATGGTCGTAACGCAGCCGTTCCCTTTTGAAGAACTAACGACGGCTTATCGCCGGGGCTTAGGCTCACTTGTGCTTACAGGCCCCGAAGAGAATATGATTCAGTATTTGGATTCGAATTCAACCAAGCGCTCTGACAATGATTCGCAGGTATTGGACGAGTTATACAAACCACCAGTTCTGCCTCAATTGCTTGAAACGAAACAGTGGGAGGCAGCCGCAAGGAAGCTTGATGCTGTATTTGATGAGGCGGAGCGTGTACGTTTGTCACGAGAACATGTCTATGAGGTGTATTTATCCGTAACGAATGCATTCATGTATATCGCACACAAACAGGGACATCTGGTACACGAGATTGATCATGCCGGCTTTGACCTGCTATTGGCACATCAGTTGATTCAATCCCCTGAGAAACTGCGCCGCTGGGCAACAGAGATGTTAACCAAGCTTCAGGAAGAGCTGTCTGACCAAGAAGGAACACAGAGCCGAAGACATGTTATTAAACAAGTCCAGGAGCTAGTAACCCGTGAAACGGGACAAGAGTTATCTGTGAAGATGATTGCGGACAAAGTGTATTTGCATCCGGTATACCTTTCCAAAATCTATAAAGCAGAAACAGGAGAGGGTCTAGGGGACTATATGATTCGCATGCGCATGGAGCGTGCACTGTATCTATTGAAAAATACGAATAAAAAGATATATGAGATTACAAGTGAGCTTGGGTACCAAAATCCTCAATATTTCAGCAAAATGTTTAAAAAACATTACGGGATGACCCCAAATGAGTATCGAGATCAGTCGTAA